One Felis catus isolate Fca126 chromosome D3, F.catus_Fca126_mat1.0, whole genome shotgun sequence DNA segment encodes these proteins:
- the ZDHHC8 gene encoding palmitoyltransferase ZDHHC8 isoform X1 translates to MPRSPGTRLKPAKYIPVATAAALLVGSSTLFFVFTCPWLTRAVSPAVPVYNGIIFLFVLANFSMATFMDPGVFPRADEDEDKEDDFRAPLYKNVDVRGIQVRMKWCATCHFYRPPRCSHCSVCDNCVEDFDHHCPWVNNCIGRRNYRYFFLFLLSLSAHMVGVVAFGLVYVLNHAEGLGAAHTTITMAVMCVAGLFFIPVIGLTGFHVVLVTRGRTTNEQVTGKFRGGVNPFTRGCYGNVEHVLCSPLAPRYVVEPPRLPLAARLKPPFLRPELLERAAPLKVKLSDNGLKAGLGRSKSKGSLDRLDEKPLDLGPPLPPKVEAGTFGGDLQTPRPSSAESALSVQRTSPPTPAMYKFRPAFPSGPKAPFCGPGEQVPGPDSLTLGEDSIHSLDFASEPSLDLPDYTPGGLHAAYPPSPPLSAADTFSGALRSLSLKAASRRGGDHVALQPLRSEGGPPTPHRSIFAPHALPNRNGSLSYDSLLNPGSPSGHTCPAHPSAGMASYRSPYLHPGAVGDPPRPPPRSFSPVLGPRPREPSPVRYDNLSRTIMASIQERKDREERERLLRSQADSLFGDSGVYDAPSSYSLQQASALSEGPRGPSLRYGSRDDLVAGPGFGGARNPALQTSLSSLSSAVSRAPRTSSSSLQADLANNNAPGPRPGSGSHRSPVRQGPPSPPSTPRSPSYAGPKAVAFIHTDLPESPPSLAMQRGRIGTCSRGWGRRGQPRVPPGLHLCHLGLPEDRPPLRAPWSPAARAPPRGAMCRLHSAASSLFPGLSGPERDTK, encoded by the exons GTGCCCATGGTTGACTCGAGCTGTGTCCCCAGCTGTTCCCGTCTACAATGGCATCATCTTCCTCTTTGTCCTGGCCAACTTCAGCATGGCCACCTTCATGGACCCTGGCGTCTTCCCCCGAG CGGATGAGGACGAGGATAAGGAGGATGACTTCCGGGCCCCGCTGTACAAGAATGTGGATGTACGGGGCATCCAGGTCCGAATGAAGTGGTGTGCAACCTGCCACTTCTACCGTCCACCTCGCTGTTCCCACTGCAGCGTCTGCGACAACTGCGTAGAG GACTTTGACCACCACTGCCCCTGGGTCAACAACTGCATCGGGCGCCGCAATTACCGTTACTTCTTCCTGTTCCTGCTGTCGCTCAGTGCACACATGGTGGGTGTCGTCGCCTTTGGCCTGGTCTATGTGCTGAACCACGCTGAGGGACTGGGAGCCGCCCACACTACCATCAC CATGGCCGTCATGTGTGTGGCTGGCCTCTTCTTCATCCCTGTCATCGGCCTCACTGGCTTCCATGTGGTGCTAGTCACTCGGGGGCGTACCACCAACGAGCAG GTGACGGGGAAGTTCCGTGGGGGAGTGAACCCCTTCACCCGAGGCTGCTATGGGAATGTGGAGCACGTGCTGTGCAGCCCTCTGGCACCCCG GTACGTGGTGGAGCCTCCCCGGCTGCCGCTGGCTGCTCGCCTGAAGCCTCCCTTCCTTCGGCCTGAGCTCCTGGAGCGAGCTGCCCCACTCAAGGTCAAGCTTAGTGACAACGGGCTGAAGGCTGGCCTGGGCCGCAGCAAG TCCAAGGGCAGTCTGGACCGGCTGGATGAGAAGCCGCTGGACCTGGGGCCGCCACTGCCCCCCAAGGTGGAGGCCGGCACGTTCGGAGGCGACCTGCAGACCCCACGCCCAAGCAGTGCTG AGAGCGCCCTGTCGGTGCAGAGGACCAGCCCCCCGACACCTGCCATGTACAAGTTCCGGCCTGCTTTTCCCTCGGGTCCCAAGGCTCCCTTCTGCGGGCCTGGTGAGCAG GTCCCGGGCCCTGACTCCCTGACACTAGGGGAGGACAGCATCCACAGCCTGGACTTTGCATCAGAGCCCAGCCTGGACCTCCCCGACTACACGCCCGGAGGCCTGCACGCAGCCTACCCGCCGTCCCCGCCACTCAGTGCTGCTGATACCTTTTCGGGTGCCTTGCGCTCCCTGAGCCTCAAGGCAGCAAGCCGGCGGGGCGGGGACCACGTGGCCCTGCAGCCTCTGCGCTCTGAGGGTgggccccccacaccccaccgcAGCATCTTTGCCCCCCACGCGCTGCCCAACCGCAATGGCAGCTTGTCCTATGACAGTTTGCTTAACCCTGGATCTCCCAGTGGCCACACGTGCCCAGCCCACCCCTCGGCTGGCATGGCCAGCTACCGCTCGCCCTACCTGCACCCGGGGGCAGTGGGTGACCCGCCACGACCCCCGCCCCGTAGCTTTAGCCCGGTGCTGGGTCCCCGGCCACGGGAGCCCTCGCCTGTGCGCTATGACAACCTGTCCAGGACCATCATGGCCTCCATCCAGGAGCGCAAGGACAGGGAGGAGCGGGAACGGCTGCTGCGCTCTCAGGCCGATTCGCTTTTTGGCGACTCGGGCGTCTATGATGCGCCCAGTTCCTACAGCCTGCAGCAGGCCAGTGCGCTGTCCGAGGGCCCCCGGGGCCCTTCCCTGCGCTATGGCTCCAGAGATGACCTGGTGGCAGGGCCTGGCTTCGGTGGTGCCCGCAACCCCGCGCTGCAGACTTCACTGTCCTCGCTGTCCAGTGCCGTGAGCCGGGCACCGcggacctcctcctcctccctgcaggCTGACCTGGCCAACAACAACGCCCCTGGGCCTCGGCCCGGCAGCGGCTCGCACAGGTCCCCGGTGCGCCAgggcccaccctccccacccagcacACCCCGCTCACCCTCCTATGCAGGCCCCAAAGCTGTCGCCTTCATCCACACGGACCTCCCGGAGTCGCCACCCTCGCTGGCCATGCAGAG GGGGCGGATCGGCACCTGCAGCCGTGGATGGGGCCGGCGTGGCCAGCCCAGGGTGCCCCCCGGCCTGCACCTATGCCACCTTGGCCTCCCTGAGGACCGCCCGCCGCTGCGGGCACCCTGGAGCCCGGCCGCCAGGGCGCCTCCCCGAGGGGCTATGTGCCGCCTGCACTCAGCCGCCTCCAGCCTTTTCCCCGGTCTCTCGGGGCCTGAGCGGGACACCAAGTAG
- the ZDHHC8 gene encoding palmitoyltransferase ZDHHC8 isoform X4: MPRSPGTRLKPAKYIPVATAAALLVGSSTLFFVFTCPWLTRAVSPAVPVYNGIIFLFVLANFSMATFMDPGVFPRADEDEDKEDDFRAPLYKNVDVRGIQVRMKWCATCHFYRPPRCSHCSVCDNCVEDFDHHCPWVNNCIGRRNYRYFFLFLLSLSAHMVGVVAFGLVYVLNHAEGLGAAHTTITMAVMCVAGLFFIPVIGLTGFHVVLVTRGRTTNEQVTGKFRGGVNPFTRGCYGNVEHVLCSPLAPRYVVEPPRLPLAARLKPPFLRPELLERAAPLKVKLSDNGLKAGLGRSKVPGPDSLTLGEDSIHSLDFASEPSLDLPDYTPGGLHAAYPPSPPLSAADTFSGALRSLSLKAASRRGGDHVALQPLRSEGGPPTPHRSIFAPHALPNRNGSLSYDSLLNPGSPSGHTCPAHPSAGMASYRSPYLHPGAVGDPPRPPPRSFSPVLGPRPREPSPVRYDNLSRTIMASIQERKDREERERLLRSQADSLFGDSGVYDAPSSYSLQQASALSEGPRGPSLRYGSRDDLVAGPGFGGARNPALQTSLSSLSSAVSRAPRTSSSSLQADLANNNAPGPRPGSGSHRSPVRQGPPSPPSTPRSPSYAGPKAVAFIHTDLPESPPSLAMQRGRIGTCSRGWGRRGQPRVPPGLHLCHLGLPEDRPPLRAPWSPAARAPPRGAMCRLHSAASSLFPGLSGPERDTK, from the exons GTGCCCATGGTTGACTCGAGCTGTGTCCCCAGCTGTTCCCGTCTACAATGGCATCATCTTCCTCTTTGTCCTGGCCAACTTCAGCATGGCCACCTTCATGGACCCTGGCGTCTTCCCCCGAG CGGATGAGGACGAGGATAAGGAGGATGACTTCCGGGCCCCGCTGTACAAGAATGTGGATGTACGGGGCATCCAGGTCCGAATGAAGTGGTGTGCAACCTGCCACTTCTACCGTCCACCTCGCTGTTCCCACTGCAGCGTCTGCGACAACTGCGTAGAG GACTTTGACCACCACTGCCCCTGGGTCAACAACTGCATCGGGCGCCGCAATTACCGTTACTTCTTCCTGTTCCTGCTGTCGCTCAGTGCACACATGGTGGGTGTCGTCGCCTTTGGCCTGGTCTATGTGCTGAACCACGCTGAGGGACTGGGAGCCGCCCACACTACCATCAC CATGGCCGTCATGTGTGTGGCTGGCCTCTTCTTCATCCCTGTCATCGGCCTCACTGGCTTCCATGTGGTGCTAGTCACTCGGGGGCGTACCACCAACGAGCAG GTGACGGGGAAGTTCCGTGGGGGAGTGAACCCCTTCACCCGAGGCTGCTATGGGAATGTGGAGCACGTGCTGTGCAGCCCTCTGGCACCCCG GTACGTGGTGGAGCCTCCCCGGCTGCCGCTGGCTGCTCGCCTGAAGCCTCCCTTCCTTCGGCCTGAGCTCCTGGAGCGAGCTGCCCCACTCAAGGTCAAGCTTAGTGACAACGGGCTGAAGGCTGGCCTGGGCCGCAGCAAG GTCCCGGGCCCTGACTCCCTGACACTAGGGGAGGACAGCATCCACAGCCTGGACTTTGCATCAGAGCCCAGCCTGGACCTCCCCGACTACACGCCCGGAGGCCTGCACGCAGCCTACCCGCCGTCCCCGCCACTCAGTGCTGCTGATACCTTTTCGGGTGCCTTGCGCTCCCTGAGCCTCAAGGCAGCAAGCCGGCGGGGCGGGGACCACGTGGCCCTGCAGCCTCTGCGCTCTGAGGGTgggccccccacaccccaccgcAGCATCTTTGCCCCCCACGCGCTGCCCAACCGCAATGGCAGCTTGTCCTATGACAGTTTGCTTAACCCTGGATCTCCCAGTGGCCACACGTGCCCAGCCCACCCCTCGGCTGGCATGGCCAGCTACCGCTCGCCCTACCTGCACCCGGGGGCAGTGGGTGACCCGCCACGACCCCCGCCCCGTAGCTTTAGCCCGGTGCTGGGTCCCCGGCCACGGGAGCCCTCGCCTGTGCGCTATGACAACCTGTCCAGGACCATCATGGCCTCCATCCAGGAGCGCAAGGACAGGGAGGAGCGGGAACGGCTGCTGCGCTCTCAGGCCGATTCGCTTTTTGGCGACTCGGGCGTCTATGATGCGCCCAGTTCCTACAGCCTGCAGCAGGCCAGTGCGCTGTCCGAGGGCCCCCGGGGCCCTTCCCTGCGCTATGGCTCCAGAGATGACCTGGTGGCAGGGCCTGGCTTCGGTGGTGCCCGCAACCCCGCGCTGCAGACTTCACTGTCCTCGCTGTCCAGTGCCGTGAGCCGGGCACCGcggacctcctcctcctccctgcaggCTGACCTGGCCAACAACAACGCCCCTGGGCCTCGGCCCGGCAGCGGCTCGCACAGGTCCCCGGTGCGCCAgggcccaccctccccacccagcacACCCCGCTCACCCTCCTATGCAGGCCCCAAAGCTGTCGCCTTCATCCACACGGACCTCCCGGAGTCGCCACCCTCGCTGGCCATGCAGAG GGGGCGGATCGGCACCTGCAGCCGTGGATGGGGCCGGCGTGGCCAGCCCAGGGTGCCCCCCGGCCTGCACCTATGCCACCTTGGCCTCCCTGAGGACCGCCCGCCGCTGCGGGCACCCTGGAGCCCGGCCGCCAGGGCGCCTCCCCGAGGGGCTATGTGCCGCCTGCACTCAGCCGCCTCCAGCCTTTTCCCCGGTCTCTCGGGGCCTGAGCGGGACACCAAGTAG
- the ZDHHC8 gene encoding palmitoyltransferase ZDHHC8 isoform X3: protein MPRSPGTRLKPAKYIPVATAAALLVGSSTLFFVFTCPWLTRAVSPAVPVYNGIIFLFVLANFSMATFMDPGVFPRADEDEDKEDDFRAPLYKNVDVRGIQVRMKWCATCHFYRPPRCSHCSVCDNCVEDFDHHCPWVNNCIGRRNYRYFFLFLLSLSAHMVGVVAFGLVYVLNHAEGLGAAHTTITMAVMCVAGLFFIPVIGLTGFHVVLVTRGRTTNEQVTGKFRGGVNPFTRGCYGNVEHVLCSPLAPRYVVEPPRLPLAARLKPPFLRPELLERAAPLKVKLSDNGLKAGLGRSKSKGSLDRLDEKPLDLGPPLPPKVEAGTFGGDLQTPRPSSAGEVPGPDSLTLGEDSIHSLDFASEPSLDLPDYTPGGLHAAYPPSPPLSAADTFSGALRSLSLKAASRRGGDHVALQPLRSEGGPPTPHRSIFAPHALPNRNGSLSYDSLLNPGSPSGHTCPAHPSAGMASYRSPYLHPGAVGDPPRPPPRSFSPVLGPRPREPSPVRYDNLSRTIMASIQERKDREERERLLRSQADSLFGDSGVYDAPSSYSLQQASALSEGPRGPSLRYGSRDDLVAGPGFGGARNPALQTSLSSLSSAVSRAPRTSSSSLQADLANNNAPGPRPGSGSHRSPVRQGPPSPPSTPRSPSYAGPKAVAFIHTDLPESPPSLAMQRGRIGTCSRGWGRRGQPRVPPGLHLCHLGLPEDRPPLRAPWSPAARAPPRGAMCRLHSAASSLFPGLSGPERDTK, encoded by the exons GTGCCCATGGTTGACTCGAGCTGTGTCCCCAGCTGTTCCCGTCTACAATGGCATCATCTTCCTCTTTGTCCTGGCCAACTTCAGCATGGCCACCTTCATGGACCCTGGCGTCTTCCCCCGAG CGGATGAGGACGAGGATAAGGAGGATGACTTCCGGGCCCCGCTGTACAAGAATGTGGATGTACGGGGCATCCAGGTCCGAATGAAGTGGTGTGCAACCTGCCACTTCTACCGTCCACCTCGCTGTTCCCACTGCAGCGTCTGCGACAACTGCGTAGAG GACTTTGACCACCACTGCCCCTGGGTCAACAACTGCATCGGGCGCCGCAATTACCGTTACTTCTTCCTGTTCCTGCTGTCGCTCAGTGCACACATGGTGGGTGTCGTCGCCTTTGGCCTGGTCTATGTGCTGAACCACGCTGAGGGACTGGGAGCCGCCCACACTACCATCAC CATGGCCGTCATGTGTGTGGCTGGCCTCTTCTTCATCCCTGTCATCGGCCTCACTGGCTTCCATGTGGTGCTAGTCACTCGGGGGCGTACCACCAACGAGCAG GTGACGGGGAAGTTCCGTGGGGGAGTGAACCCCTTCACCCGAGGCTGCTATGGGAATGTGGAGCACGTGCTGTGCAGCCCTCTGGCACCCCG GTACGTGGTGGAGCCTCCCCGGCTGCCGCTGGCTGCTCGCCTGAAGCCTCCCTTCCTTCGGCCTGAGCTCCTGGAGCGAGCTGCCCCACTCAAGGTCAAGCTTAGTGACAACGGGCTGAAGGCTGGCCTGGGCCGCAGCAAG TCCAAGGGCAGTCTGGACCGGCTGGATGAGAAGCCGCTGGACCTGGGGCCGCCACTGCCCCCCAAGGTGGAGGCCGGCACGTTCGGAGGCGACCTGCAGACCCCACGCCCAAGCAGTGCTGGTGAG GTCCCGGGCCCTGACTCCCTGACACTAGGGGAGGACAGCATCCACAGCCTGGACTTTGCATCAGAGCCCAGCCTGGACCTCCCCGACTACACGCCCGGAGGCCTGCACGCAGCCTACCCGCCGTCCCCGCCACTCAGTGCTGCTGATACCTTTTCGGGTGCCTTGCGCTCCCTGAGCCTCAAGGCAGCAAGCCGGCGGGGCGGGGACCACGTGGCCCTGCAGCCTCTGCGCTCTGAGGGTgggccccccacaccccaccgcAGCATCTTTGCCCCCCACGCGCTGCCCAACCGCAATGGCAGCTTGTCCTATGACAGTTTGCTTAACCCTGGATCTCCCAGTGGCCACACGTGCCCAGCCCACCCCTCGGCTGGCATGGCCAGCTACCGCTCGCCCTACCTGCACCCGGGGGCAGTGGGTGACCCGCCACGACCCCCGCCCCGTAGCTTTAGCCCGGTGCTGGGTCCCCGGCCACGGGAGCCCTCGCCTGTGCGCTATGACAACCTGTCCAGGACCATCATGGCCTCCATCCAGGAGCGCAAGGACAGGGAGGAGCGGGAACGGCTGCTGCGCTCTCAGGCCGATTCGCTTTTTGGCGACTCGGGCGTCTATGATGCGCCCAGTTCCTACAGCCTGCAGCAGGCCAGTGCGCTGTCCGAGGGCCCCCGGGGCCCTTCCCTGCGCTATGGCTCCAGAGATGACCTGGTGGCAGGGCCTGGCTTCGGTGGTGCCCGCAACCCCGCGCTGCAGACTTCACTGTCCTCGCTGTCCAGTGCCGTGAGCCGGGCACCGcggacctcctcctcctccctgcaggCTGACCTGGCCAACAACAACGCCCCTGGGCCTCGGCCCGGCAGCGGCTCGCACAGGTCCCCGGTGCGCCAgggcccaccctccccacccagcacACCCCGCTCACCCTCCTATGCAGGCCCCAAAGCTGTCGCCTTCATCCACACGGACCTCCCGGAGTCGCCACCCTCGCTGGCCATGCAGAG GGGGCGGATCGGCACCTGCAGCCGTGGATGGGGCCGGCGTGGCCAGCCCAGGGTGCCCCCCGGCCTGCACCTATGCCACCTTGGCCTCCCTGAGGACCGCCCGCCGCTGCGGGCACCCTGGAGCCCGGCCGCCAGGGCGCCTCCCCGAGGGGCTATGTGCCGCCTGCACTCAGCCGCCTCCAGCCTTTTCCCCGGTCTCTCGGGGCCTGAGCGGGACACCAAGTAG
- the ZDHHC8 gene encoding palmitoyltransferase ZDHHC8 isoform X2: MPRSPGTRLKPAKYIPVATAAALLVGSSTLFFVFTCPWLTRAVSPAVPVYNGIIFLFVLANFSMATFMDPGVFPRADEDEDKEDDFRAPLYKNVDVRGIQVRMKWCATCHFYRPPRCSHCSVCDNCVEDFDHHCPWVNNCIGRRNYRYFFLFLLSLSAHMVGVVAFGLVYVLNHAEGLGAAHTTITMAVMCVAGLFFIPVIGLTGFHVVLVTRGRTTNEQVTGKFRGGVNPFTRGCYGNVEHVLCSPLAPRYVVEPPRLPLAARLKPPFLRPELLERAAPLKVKLSDNGLKAGLGRSKSKGSLDRLDEKPLDLGPPLPPKVEAGTFGGDLQTPRPSSAESALSVQRTSPPTPAMYKFRPAFPSGPKAPFCGPGEQVPGPDSLTLGEDSIHSLDFASEPSLDLPDYTPGGLHAAYPPSPPLSAADTFSGALRSLSLKAASRRGGDHVALQPLRSEGGPPTPHRSIFAPHALPNRNGSLSYDSLLNPGSPSGHTCPAHPSAGMASYRSPYLHPGAVGDPPRPPPRSFSPVLGPRPREPSPVRYDNLSRTIMASIQERKDREERERLLRSQADSLFGDSGVYDAPSSYSLQQASALSEGPRGPSLRYGSRDDLVAGPGFGGARNPALQTSLSSLSSAVSRAPRTSSSSLQADLANNNAPGPRPGSGSHRSPVRQGPPSPPSTPRSPSYAGPKAVAFIHTDLPESPPSLAMQRDHPQLKTPPSKLNGQSPGLARLGPAAGPPGPSASPARHTLVKKVSGVGGTTYEISV, translated from the exons GTGCCCATGGTTGACTCGAGCTGTGTCCCCAGCTGTTCCCGTCTACAATGGCATCATCTTCCTCTTTGTCCTGGCCAACTTCAGCATGGCCACCTTCATGGACCCTGGCGTCTTCCCCCGAG CGGATGAGGACGAGGATAAGGAGGATGACTTCCGGGCCCCGCTGTACAAGAATGTGGATGTACGGGGCATCCAGGTCCGAATGAAGTGGTGTGCAACCTGCCACTTCTACCGTCCACCTCGCTGTTCCCACTGCAGCGTCTGCGACAACTGCGTAGAG GACTTTGACCACCACTGCCCCTGGGTCAACAACTGCATCGGGCGCCGCAATTACCGTTACTTCTTCCTGTTCCTGCTGTCGCTCAGTGCACACATGGTGGGTGTCGTCGCCTTTGGCCTGGTCTATGTGCTGAACCACGCTGAGGGACTGGGAGCCGCCCACACTACCATCAC CATGGCCGTCATGTGTGTGGCTGGCCTCTTCTTCATCCCTGTCATCGGCCTCACTGGCTTCCATGTGGTGCTAGTCACTCGGGGGCGTACCACCAACGAGCAG GTGACGGGGAAGTTCCGTGGGGGAGTGAACCCCTTCACCCGAGGCTGCTATGGGAATGTGGAGCACGTGCTGTGCAGCCCTCTGGCACCCCG GTACGTGGTGGAGCCTCCCCGGCTGCCGCTGGCTGCTCGCCTGAAGCCTCCCTTCCTTCGGCCTGAGCTCCTGGAGCGAGCTGCCCCACTCAAGGTCAAGCTTAGTGACAACGGGCTGAAGGCTGGCCTGGGCCGCAGCAAG TCCAAGGGCAGTCTGGACCGGCTGGATGAGAAGCCGCTGGACCTGGGGCCGCCACTGCCCCCCAAGGTGGAGGCCGGCACGTTCGGAGGCGACCTGCAGACCCCACGCCCAAGCAGTGCTG AGAGCGCCCTGTCGGTGCAGAGGACCAGCCCCCCGACACCTGCCATGTACAAGTTCCGGCCTGCTTTTCCCTCGGGTCCCAAGGCTCCCTTCTGCGGGCCTGGTGAGCAG GTCCCGGGCCCTGACTCCCTGACACTAGGGGAGGACAGCATCCACAGCCTGGACTTTGCATCAGAGCCCAGCCTGGACCTCCCCGACTACACGCCCGGAGGCCTGCACGCAGCCTACCCGCCGTCCCCGCCACTCAGTGCTGCTGATACCTTTTCGGGTGCCTTGCGCTCCCTGAGCCTCAAGGCAGCAAGCCGGCGGGGCGGGGACCACGTGGCCCTGCAGCCTCTGCGCTCTGAGGGTgggccccccacaccccaccgcAGCATCTTTGCCCCCCACGCGCTGCCCAACCGCAATGGCAGCTTGTCCTATGACAGTTTGCTTAACCCTGGATCTCCCAGTGGCCACACGTGCCCAGCCCACCCCTCGGCTGGCATGGCCAGCTACCGCTCGCCCTACCTGCACCCGGGGGCAGTGGGTGACCCGCCACGACCCCCGCCCCGTAGCTTTAGCCCGGTGCTGGGTCCCCGGCCACGGGAGCCCTCGCCTGTGCGCTATGACAACCTGTCCAGGACCATCATGGCCTCCATCCAGGAGCGCAAGGACAGGGAGGAGCGGGAACGGCTGCTGCGCTCTCAGGCCGATTCGCTTTTTGGCGACTCGGGCGTCTATGATGCGCCCAGTTCCTACAGCCTGCAGCAGGCCAGTGCGCTGTCCGAGGGCCCCCGGGGCCCTTCCCTGCGCTATGGCTCCAGAGATGACCTGGTGGCAGGGCCTGGCTTCGGTGGTGCCCGCAACCCCGCGCTGCAGACTTCACTGTCCTCGCTGTCCAGTGCCGTGAGCCGGGCACCGcggacctcctcctcctccctgcaggCTGACCTGGCCAACAACAACGCCCCTGGGCCTCGGCCCGGCAGCGGCTCGCACAGGTCCCCGGTGCGCCAgggcccaccctccccacccagcacACCCCGCTCACCCTCCTATGCAGGCCCCAAAGCTGTCGCCTTCATCCACACGGACCTCCCGGAGTCGCCACCCTCGCTGGCCATGCAGAG GGACCACCCTCAGCTGAAGACCCCCCCAAGTAAGCTTAACGGGCAGTCCCCGGGCCTGGCCCGCTTGGGGCCTGCTGCTGGCCCCCCAGGGCCCTCCGCCAGCCCTGCCCGGCACACGCTCGTTAAGAAGGTGTCCGGCGTGGGTGGGACCACGTACGAGATCTCAGTGTGA